The DNA sequence AGGACTGCGGCTTGATCGTGGTGGCGCCGAGTTCCTTGGCGATCAGGCCTTCCTGGAGACCGACCAGCGCGGTGGCGTGGGTCAGGTTCGGGAAGTAGCCGATGCGGACCTCGGAGGCCGACAGCTTCTTCGCGTCGGCGGCGACGTTCGCCTTCGCGGGAGCGTCGTCCTTCTTCGCGTCGGAACCGTAGCCGCAGGCGGTGAGCAGCAGGGGGAGCGCAGCTGTCAGGGCGATGGCACGCAGGGTGGTGAGCGGTCTTGCGGCAGACACGGAGGTGTCCTTTCACGGGTGGCGGTCGGGGAGGTACGGAGGGAAGTACGGAGACGGGAAGTCCGGAGACGAAGCGGTACGGAGACGAAGCGGTACGGAGACGGCGACGCGGAGCCGTCGGCACGCGCGGCAGTCGCACCCGGCCGGGCGGCGGGATCGCTGTCGCTCGAACATGCGGGTGGTGATGTCGGCCGAGGGGCCGAGCCTGCCGACGGTGAGGGGCTGCTCGGTGCCTCGGCGGTGCTCCGCGCGGGGTGCCGGGCCCTGCGGCCGGTGTCAGGAAGGCTGACAGATGGCGCTGGAGGTACGGACCAGGTCGATGTGCCGGCGGGAGGTCAGGGGCAGGATCCGGCCGGCGCGCTGCAGTGTCCGCACGGCTGCCTCACCCCCTGATTCCTAGTTTTCCCACCTGGTTGGTAGGCATATTGGCAGACAGGAAGACGCGCCCCAAGAGCATGACCACATGCTGGACGGTTGCATCTCGAGTTGTGAGAAACCGCAGGTGGGGGAGGGGCGGAGGTTAGGAATTGGTCCAGGCGTCAGGGGCGCGGGACAGGGCGGACACGTCGGGAGGCAGGTCGGACGACGCGACGTCCGCGAGCGTCACGCCGTCGAGGATCTCGCGCACGTTGGCCCGAAGGGCGATCCACAGGGGGAGGAGAGCCTGGGCGGGGCCGGTATACGCCAGGTCGGGGGGCCGGACCCCGCGCACCGAGACGAGCGGTCCGTCCACGACGCGGATGACGTCCGCGATGCTGATGGACGCGGCGGGCTTGGCCAGCCAGTATCCGCCGTTGCCGCCGCGCTGGCTCAGCACGAGACCACCTCGGCGCATGTCGTTCAGAATGCCCTCGAGGAACTTGTGCGGGATGTCCTGGGCGTCGGCGATGGCCTCGGCTTTCAGTGGCCCGTCATCCTGCGACGCGGCAAGCTGCAGTGCGGCACGTACCGCGTAGTCCGCCCTGGCTGAGATCCGCATGGAGCCATTATCCCGCATGCCCGTGTCCGGCGTCCGCCGCGGGTGCGCAGCCGGCCGCGGGGGCGGGTGCGGGCACCCGCCCCGCGGCCGGGGATCCGCACCCCGCAGGGGTGCCTCGTGTCAGTGGAAGGCCGCCGCCACCGCGCGGTGGGAGCCGTTGAGGTAGTGCTCGCCGATGGAGCGCAGACGGTGCGCGGCGGGGTGGTGGGCCGTCAGGACGCGGGCGTTGCGCCAGAAGCGGTCCAGGCCGGGGGCATCGGCGAGTTCCAGCACCCGCGCCGTGACGTGCAGGGCGGCCTTCGACGTCACCGTCTCGGCCGTGGCGACCAGGGCGGCGATGCCCGCGGGTTCCTCGGCATCGAGCTGCCCACCCCGGTCCAGGGCCTGCGCCATCACCTCGGTCGCGCGGTCGACCACGGCGGTGGCCGTCTGGGCGGCCGAGGCGAGTTCCCCGTACGTCAGGAAGAGGTCCGGATCCGCACCGGGCAGTCGGTATGCGTGACCGCCCCTGCTGAGGTCGCGCGCTTCGGTGAGGGCGCCCTCGACGATGCCGAGGCCGACGTGGCACAGGGCCAGCCGGAGCGCCGGATCGGCGAGTGCGGTGAAGGGGGCGGTCGGCTCCTCGTCGTACGGGCGGCGGCCCAGTACCTGGCCGGGCGTGACGGTGACCCGGTCGAAGGCCACCTCGCCGGCGCCGACCACGCGCTGCCCGAGGCGGTCGTGGGCGGGTTCGATGGTCATGCGCGGAACGCCGGGCGGGATCCGTACGACCAGGACGTCACCGGTCACCGCGCAGACGGCGTCGACCACGATCTGGTCGGCGACGGACACCGCCGTATCCACGAAACGGCGCCCGCTGAGCACGTAGCCGGTGTTGCGGGGCTGCAGCGTGAGGTCCGGACGGCCGGTGTCGTCGTCGGGCGCCGCGGTGCGGATGGCGCCGGTCCACAGCCACTGCTCGCGAACCGACTGCTCTTCGAGGGCGGTCGCGTGGTCATGGCTCGCGTAGAAGCGTCCGCTCCACGCGTGCACGTAGTGGCGGGCGAGTACGTCTCCGACGGAGCTGTCCGCCGTGGACAGCTTCCGGATGACGGTGCATCCGGTGCGCCAGTCCGCTCCCCGGCCCGGCCCGGGCGGCGTGAGGCCGGCGGGGAGGCCGGCCTCCCGTAGCCGGGCCACCTCGTCGGTCGGCGGCCTGCCCGCCCGGTCGCGGAAGATGGCGTCCGCGGCGAGATCGTCCGCCAGGTCGTGGGCGGTGCGCAGGAATGACGCCCGGCGCTGCTCGTCGGCGGACCGGCGGCCGAGGGCGCTCGGTTTCGTCGGCACGGGAGTCACCGACACGCCCGGGCGTCGCCGCATGGCGCTGGGGCTGGGCGGACAGCGGTGCCATGGGGGGTGGCGGTGGTCATGTCGGCTACTCCGGAACGTCGTTGGGGGTGTCGGCCGGTTGCTCGCTGGGTGGCGCGGGAGACGCTCGGGCCGGGCTTCACCGGATCCCCACCTTTCCCATCGGATTGATAGGGATACTTGCCCCAAGCGGCCTTCCCGGCAAGTGCGTGACCGCATGGCGGACAGCCCCGTCTCTCCATGAGAGATGACGCAGGGTCGGAAGACTTCCCGGAGCCCGGAGGCATAATTCCCTATAGAATCAGTAGGGAAGTATTGACGCGGGCCCGTGGAGCACCCCACGATGTGACCATGTCCCCGTCGCAGCCGTTGCTCGTACGCCGCAGGCACGTTGACTTCCGTCTCGTCGCCAGCGCCGCCTGCCGACCCGTCTGAGGTTTCTTCGACAGGGCATTTCCACGTCGCGCGCAGGCGTTCCGGCCGCCGCTTCTCTCCGTGGGCCTTCCTCTCCAACGGGCGGCGGTTCTCCCGGCGCCTGCCCCTCCGGGTCTCCCTGCCGAGTCACCGGGGTCCGCCGCGTGTACGGCGTGCCCGCCCTCTCCGGCGGATCCGTCACGGATCCGCCACACCCTGTCGTGTCCGAACACCCGGCATCCGCAGTTCACTCCGAGCAGCCGAAGGGGCTCATCGTGACCACCGCACTTCCCGCACCCGCCACCCACCGTTCCCCCGCGCCCCGACTGCAGCTGGTCGGTGACCACCCTGCCCTCGTACCCGCCCACGGAACGGACGGCGGCCGCGTCGGATACCTCGTGTTCCTGCCGGCGAACGTGGACCCGGTGGCGCTGATGAGATCGCACGGTGTGCGCCCGGAGGTTCCTCCCCTCGAGCTCGGGGCGTCGCAGGCTCCCGATCCGAAACCGGCCCCCCACCCCGGGCCCGTCCACTCCGACGACGCCATCCGGGTCGATCGGGAGCGTCGGCTGGTCGAGGTCGACGGGCGTGAACTGGAGCTGACCTACCTGGAGTTCGACCTTCTCTCGCACTTCGTGGCCCACCCGCACACGGTTCACACGCGCGATGCGCTCATCTCGGGCATCTGGGGGTACGGGCACATCGGCGACGGCCGCACCGTGGACGTCCACGTGGCCCGGTTGCGCCGCAAGCTCGGCCCCGCCCACCGGGCCCGCATCTCCACGGTGCGGCGCGTGGGCTACAAGTACGTGCCCGACCATCAGTAGCCTCCGGTGCCGGTCCGTGAACCGAACCGGCGGACTCCGAGCGGCAAGGAAGCTGCGTCTAGCCGGCCT is a window from the Streptomyces sp. NBC_01244 genome containing:
- a CDS encoding putative leader peptide translates to MRTLQRAGRILPLTSRRHIDLVRTSSAICQPS
- a CDS encoding RrF2 family transcriptional regulator, yielding MRISARADYAVRAALQLAASQDDGPLKAEAIADAQDIPHKFLEGILNDMRRGGLVLSQRGGNGGYWLAKPAASISIADVIRVVDGPLVSVRGVRPPDLAYTGPAQALLPLWIALRANVREILDGVTLADVASSDLPPDVSALSRAPDAWTNS
- a CDS encoding acyl-CoA dehydrogenase, with amino-acid sequence MPTKPSALGRRSADEQRRASFLRTAHDLADDLAADAIFRDRAGRPPTDEVARLREAGLPAGLTPPGPGRGADWRTGCTVIRKLSTADSSVGDVLARHYVHAWSGRFYASHDHATALEEQSVREQWLWTGAIRTAAPDDDTGRPDLTLQPRNTGYVLSGRRFVDTAVSVADQIVVDAVCAVTGDVLVVRIPPGVPRMTIEPAHDRLGQRVVGAGEVAFDRVTVTPGQVLGRRPYDEEPTAPFTALADPALRLALCHVGLGIVEGALTEARDLSRGGHAYRLPGADPDLFLTYGELASAAQTATAVVDRATEVMAQALDRGGQLDAEEPAGIAALVATAETVTSKAALHVTARVLELADAPGLDRFWRNARVLTAHHPAAHRLRSIGEHYLNGSHRAVAAAFH
- a CDS encoding winged helix-turn-helix domain-containing protein produces the protein MTTALPAPATHRSPAPRLQLVGDHPALVPAHGTDGGRVGYLVFLPANVDPVALMRSHGVRPEVPPLELGASQAPDPKPAPHPGPVHSDDAIRVDRERRLVEVDGRELELTYLEFDLLSHFVAHPHTVHTRDALISGIWGYGHIGDGRTVDVHVARLRRKLGPAHRARISTVRRVGYKYVPDHQ